A DNA window from Branchiostoma lanceolatum isolate klBraLanc5 chromosome 17, klBraLanc5.hap2, whole genome shotgun sequence contains the following coding sequences:
- the LOC136422762 gene encoding alpha-N-acetylneuraminide alpha-2,8-sialyltransferase-like, with the protein MTRQQRLWALLLFLQAVLFLLYYYTPERLIPGNMLPWKILETRVYTNSSSIGLEEAGNGQNEADVTKEDNDKRSMSPGSSIGKTGPLKKFKSYARHIPNEKVAQEKFLADQAAVQAIPTEAPGWVYNKTAADLFRKGIVSDSRFANGSFVVTQGLPINFGLTPHTKSSKKFDRPEVTKNFPKESPFKTRHFSTCSVVGNGGILKGSSCGKDIDASEFVFRINMAPMGDNYMKDIGNKTNLITMNPSMIKYRYTNKKQKLLNVKALMHDLSVYGDSYLLIWALLSGHNTRRPGNVLQALKENNATNQVIIPFPYVTTSMTSFWKENGLEAQRPSTGLILVGLATQICEEVRLYGFWPFHADRSNRRLTEHYYDNSLPTQVHSVPDEFRQLQRLHNTGVLCLTTHACQ; encoded by the exons ATGACCAGACAACAGCGACTTTGGGCATTGCTGTTATTTCTACAAGCAGTTCTTTTCCTGCTGTATTACTACACACCAGAACGTTTGATTCCTGGTAACATGCTGCCCTGGAAAATACTGGAAACTCGCGTATATACAAACAG CTCCTCTATAGGGCTCGAAGAAGCAGGCAATGGCCAGAATGAAGCtgatgtaaccaaggaggataacgACAAGCGCAGCATGTCGCCAGGGTCCTCCATTGGTAAAACAGG TCCACTGAAGAAGTTCAAATCTTATGCTCGACACATACCGAATGAGAAGGTTGCTCAGGAGAAGTTCTTGGCCGACCAGGCAGCTGTGCAGGCCATACCGACGGAAGCACCTGGATGGGTCTATAACAAAACAGCTGCGGATTTATTTCG GAAAGGGATTGTGTCCGACAGTCGCTTTGCGAACGGGAGTTTTGTGGTCACGCAAGGGCTACCAATAAATTTTGGACTAACCCCTCATACCAAGTCATCCAAGAAGTTCGATAGGCCAGAAGTCACGAAGAACTTTCCTAAG GAAAGCCCGTTTAAGACCAGACACTTCAGTACTTGCAGTGTAGTGGGGAACGGTGGGATACTGAAGGGAAGCAGCTGTGGAAAAGATATCGACGCTTCCGAGTTTGTGTTCAG GATCAACATGGCTCCAATGGGCGATAATTATATGAAGGACATTGGGAATAAAACCAATCTGATCACTATGAACCCCTCCATGATCAAATACAG GTACACcaacaagaaacaaaagttGTTAAACGTTAAAGCCTTGATGCATGACCTCTCTGTGTACGGAGACAGCTACCTGTTGATCTGGGCCCTTCTCTCCGGACATAACACAAGACGCCCCGGGAACGTACTGCAAGCTCTGAAGGAAAACAACGCCACTAACCAAGTTATCATCCCATTCCCATACGTCACAACATCGATGACCTCGTTTTGGAAAGAGAATGGTTTAGAGGCTCAGCGGCCGTCGACAG GGCTAATCCTGGTCGGTCTGGCCACACAAATCTGCGAGGAGGTGCGGTTGTATGGCTTCTGGCCCTTCCACGCCGACAGGAGCAACAGACGCCTGACTGAGCACTACTACGACAATTCTCTTCCGACGCAAGTCCACAGTGTACCCGATGAGTTCAGACAACTACAGCGTCTCCACAACACAGGAGTTCTTTGTCTGACCACCCACGCATGTCAATAA
- the LOC136422437 gene encoding uncharacterized protein, translated as MASRSQKVQYRDQPPDGGWGWMVVFSSFLVHVVVVGSIKSFGVFYAAFRDVFDEGAGDTAFINSTLVGMMLICSPIASALSKLTSCRVMVFTGGVLAAVGFVISSFATSVMYLLVSLGIFTGFAMSLIYSPCLTMVGRYFDKRRATANGIGLSGNGVGMFALSPLYQVLIDEFSYRGALLIIAGITLHGCICGALLRPIHLREDQEHKAVLDQKKQNMVENSQSSCRMTASKVLHIFDVSLLTDVPFALFTFSHFGTVLGYSIVFVHMAKHAQNIGVGKTEASFLISVMGITEFVFRLIGGWFADLGVISRLHVYMIGVAGVGVCNLFVPFCSSYASLVVYMAFYGLFSGVFHALITVLVREYTGVARLSSGIGWTFLGGGVAYLLGSPIAGWLYDVTGNYNVSFYCSGAMVLASLSILFFEKCAKHDGPDGDTTEDDSTTQDISRESIEGTVTEPMLTERETTLYHLEDMPKVRSVDKPPDGGWGWVVVISTFFVNMLVIGNMKSFGVFYTEFREVFQESAGVTSFISSILGAAVLMFSAIAGALSNLTSCRTVIIAGGVISAVGLVVSFFAQTMIHLFFSVGILTGFGFSLMYSPSLAMIGRYFDRRHATANGIGVCGTGIGIFVFPLLYRFLIDEFGWRGALLVAAGIPLHGCVCGALMRPIHLKEDRKEEKSNIQPRGIHSTETEPKKKLLHFCEKIMEAFDMTLLKHRPFFLYCVSTFGTSLGNTMIFVHLVAHAQNIGVEKTPAAFLLSVLGISEAVSRPLHGWLSDRIHISKVYYYMIGNTGLAILNIAIPFGRTYTDLVACMVFYGLFSASFSALIAVMVRIYSSASRISSGLGWALVFEGTGYLLGPPVAGWLYDATGDYDMSFYAAGIFVFLSVVVLFLIPCSTTRRSLSLGSGSGEHNQNGIRTVAFRDLGQDGRKTSRTDPGHGNPGFQIREEHLTSITLHHRLDGMAKMQLTEKPPDGGWRWVIVASTFLLHVVVVGSLKSFGVFYTEFREVFQESAGVTSFISSILGAALLMCSPFAGALSNLTSCRAVIIGGGVISAVGLVVSFFAQTMIHLFFSVGLLTGFGFSLMYSPGLAMIGRYFDKRHATANGIGGCGAGIGTFAFPPLFQFLIDEFGWRGALLVAASIPLHGCVCGALMRPIHPKEDHKEENVNIEPQGSTDKQELVTFFDKIMEAFDVTLLKHRPFLLYCVSLFGTSLGSSMIFVHIAAHAQNTGVEKTPAAFLLSVLGISEAVSRPLHGWLSDRIHISKVYYYMIGNTGLAILNIAIPFGRTYTDLVACMVFYGLFSGSFNALLAVMVRIYSSASRISSGLGWALVFEGTGYLLGPPVAGWLYDATGDYDMSFYAAGIFVFLSVVVLFLIPCSTTRRSLSLGSGSSESNQNGIETVAFRNLGRNGKGIRRSDSVSGHRNPVFQA; from the exons ATGGCTAGCAGGAGTCAGAAGGTGCAGTACCGGGACCAGCCTCCAGATGGCGGTTGGGGTTGGATGGTGGTGTTCAGCAGTTTCCTGGTCCACGTTGTCGTGGTGGGGTCCATAAAGTCCTTCGGGGTGTTCTACGCCGCGTTCCGAGACGTGTTTGACGAGGGCGCTGGAGACACCGCCTTTATCAACTCAACGCTGGTGGGAATGATGTTGATTTGCT CTCCCATAGCCAGCGCGCTGAGTAAGCTGACCAGCTGTCGCGTGATGGTGTTTACCGGAGGAGTGCTGGCAGCCGTCGGGTTCGTCATCAGCTCGTTCGCGACCAGCGTGATGTACCTACTGGTCAGCCTGGGAATTTTCACAG GGTTCGCAATGTCGTTGATTTACTCGCCATGTCTGACAATGGTAGGGCGTTACTTCGACAAGAGGAGAGCGACAGCGAACGGAATCGGATTGTCGGGGAATGGGGTGGGAATGTTCGCCCTGTCACCTCTGTATCAAGTCCTGATTGACGAGTTTAGTTATCGAGGTGCGCTGCTAATAATCGCCGGCATCACTCTGCACGGGTGCATCTGTGGGGCCTTACTGAGGCCGATACATCTCAGGGAAGACCAGGAACACAAAGCTGTTCTGGACCAGAAGAAGCAAAACATGGTAGAAAATTCGCAGTCTTCATGCAGAATGACTGCTAGCAAGGTCTTACACATTTTTGATGTGTCGCTTTTGACGGACGTTCCCTTTGCGTTGTTTACTTTCTCTCATTTCGGTACGGTGCTCGGTTACTCCATCGTATTTGTTCACATGGCGAAACACGCGCAAAACATCGGAGTTGGCAAAACCGAGGCATCATTTTTGATCTCGGTGATGGGGATTACCGAGTTTGTATTCCGGCTGATTGGAGGCTGGTTCGCAGACTTAGGAGTCATCAGTAGACTCCACGTCTATATGATAGGAGTGGCTGGGGTGGGCGTGTGCAATCTATTCGTGCCTTTCTGTTCGTCGTATGCCTCCCTTGTTGTGTACATGGCCTTCTACGGGCTGTTCTCCGGAGTGTTCCACGCCCTGATCACGGTGTTGGTCCGAGAGTACACGGGAGTGGCCCGACTGTCCAGTGGAATCGGATGGACCTTCTTAGGAGGAGGAGTGGCTTATCTACTGGGCTCACCTATCGCAG GCTGGCTGTACGATGTCACGGGGAACTACAACGTCTCGTTCTACTGCTCAGGCGCCATGGTCCTCGCGTCTCTCAGCATTCTCTTTTTTGAGAAGTGTGCCAAACACGACGGGCCTGACGGAGATACCACGGAAGACGATTCTACAACACAAGACATAAGTAGAGAAAGTATAGAGGGAACGGTAACAGAGCCAATGCTCACAGAGAGGGAGACAACA CTATATCATCTCGAAGATATGCCAAAAGTACGGTCCGTCGACAAACCACCTGATGGCGGGTGGGGTTGGGTGGTGGTCATCAGCACCTTCTTCGTGAACATGTTGGTGATTGGCAACATGAAGTCCTTCGGAGTTTTCTACACAGAGTTCCGAGAAGTTTTCCAGGAGAGTGCCGGGGTCACGTCCTTCATCAGTTCTATCCTAGGGGCTGCTGTCTTGATGTTTT CTGCCATTGCCGGTGCCCTGAGCAACCTGACCAGCTGCCGTACTGTCATCATCGCAGGAGGCGTCATTTCTGCCGTGGGACTTGTCGTCAGCTTCTTCGCACAGACGATGATACACCTGTTCTTCAGCGTTGGCATCTTAACAG GATTTGGGTTCTCCCTGATGTACTCCCCAAGCCTGGCTATGATTGGACGCTACTTTGACAGGCGGCATGCCACAGCCAATGGAATCGGAGTATGTGGAACCGGGATCGGCATATTCGTCTTTCCTCTACTGTACCGGTTCCTCATAGATGAATTCGGGTGGAGAGGGGCCTTATTGGTTGCCGCCGGTATACCCTTGCATGGCTGTGTCTGTGGTGCCCTTATGAGACCAATTCATCTTAAAGAGGATCGAAAGGAAGAAAAGAGTAACATCCAACCCCGGGGTATACATAGTACTGAAACAGAACCAAAGAAAAAACTACTCCATTTCTGTGAGAAAATCATGGAAGCGTTTGACATGACCCTATTGAAACACCGCCCTTTCTTCCTTTATTGTGTGTCAACATTTGGAACTTCGCTGGGCAACACCATGATTTTTGTACACCTTGTAGCCCATGCTCAAAATATTGGAGTGGAGAAGACTCCAGCCGCTTTTCTACTGTCAGTTTTGGGCATCTCAGAGGCGGTGTCAAGGCCGTTACACGGGTGGCTGTCGGACAGAATACACATCAGTAAGGTCTACTATTACATGATTGGCAATACCGGACTGGCCATACTTAACATCGCCATACCGTTCGGGAGAACCTACACGGACCTTGTAGCGTGCATGGTGTTCTATGGCTTGTTCTCGGCCAGTTTTAGCGCACTTATAGCTGTAATGGTGCGGATATACAGCAGTGCTTCCAGGATCTCCAGTGGGCTGGGGTGGGCGCTTGTTTTCGAAGGGACGGGCTACCTACTTGGGCCACCTGTTGCAG GTTGGCTGTATGACGCAACAGGCGACTACGACATGTCTTTCTACGCAGCTGGCATCTTCGTCTTTCTGTCTGTGGTCGTGCTTTTCCTCATTCCCTGTTCAACAACAAGAAGGTCATTATCACTTGGTTCTGGCAGCGGTGAGCATAACCAGAACGGAATTAGGACAGTCGCCTTTAGAGATCTGGGGCAGGATGGTAGAAAAACAAGCAGGACTGACCCAGGCCATGGCAACCCTGGTTTCCAG ATCAGAGAAGAGCATCTGACGAGCATTACACTGCACCATCGTCTGGATGGGATGGCAAAGATGCAGTTAACGGAAAAGCCACCAGATGGGGGATGGCGTTGGGTGATTGTGGCCAGCACATTTCTCCTACACGTTGTCGTGGTCGGTTCCTTAAAGTCCTTCGGAGTGTTCTACACAGAGTTCCGGGAGGTTTTCCAGGAGAGTGCCGGAGTGACTTCCTTCATCAGTTCTATCTTAGGGGCTGCTCTGTTGATGTGTT CTCCTTTTGCCGGTGCCCTGAGCAATCTGACCAGCTGCCGTGCCGTGATCATCGGAGGAGGCGTCATTTCTGCCGTGGGACTTGTTGTCAGCTTCTTCGCACAGACAATGATACACCTGTTCTTCAGCGTGGGCCTCCTGACGG GATTTGGGTTCTCCCTGATGTACTCCCCAGGCCTGGCTATGATTGGACGCTACTTTGACAAGCGGCACGCCACAGCCAATGGAATAGGAGGATGTGGAGCCGGCATCGGCACCTTCGCTTTTCCTCCACTCTTCCAGTTTCTCATAGATGAATTCGGGTGGAGAGGGGCCTTGTTGGTTGCCGCCAGCATACCATTGCATGGCTGTGTCTGTGGTGCCCTAATGAGACCAATTCATCCTAAAGAAGATCATaaggaagaaaatgtcaatatTGAACCCCAGGGTAGTACAGACAAACAAGAGCTCGTTACTTTCTTTGATAAAATCATGGAAGCGTTCGACGTGACCTTACTGAAGCACCGCCCTTTCCTCCTTTATTGTGTGTCGTTATTCGGCACTTCGCTGGGCAGCTCCATGATTTTTGTACACATTGCAGCCCATGCTCAAAATACTGGAGTGGAGAAGACTCCAGCTGCTTTTCTACTGTCAGTTTTGGGCATCTCAGAGGCGGTGTCAAGGCCGTTACACGGGTGGCTGTCGGACAGAATACACATCAGTAAGGTCTACTATTACATGATTGGCAATACCGGACTAGCCATACTTAACATCGCCATACCGTTCGGGAGAACCTACACGGACCTTGTAGCGTGCATGGTGTTCTACGGCTTGTTCTCGGGAAGTTTCAATGCGCTGTTAGCTGTAATGGTGCGGATATACAGCAGTGCTTCCAGGATCTCCAGTGGGCTGGGTTGGGCGCTTGTCTTCGAAGGGACGGGCTACCTACTTGGGCCACCTGTTGCAG GTTGGCTGTATGACGCAACAGGCGACTACGACATGTCTTTCTACGCGGCTGGCATCTTCGTTTTTCTGTCCGTGGTCGTGCTGTTTCTCATTCCCTGTTCAACAACAAGAAGGTCATTATCACTTGGATCTGGCAGCAGCGAGTCCAACCAGAACGGAATTGAGACAGTCGCCTTCAGAAATCTGGGGCGGAATGGAAAAGGAATTCGTAGGAGTGACTCAGTTTCAGGCCACAGAAACCCCGTTTTTCAGGCATGA